A window of the Thermus thermamylovorans genome harbors these coding sequences:
- the glmM gene encoding phosphoglucosamine mutase: MRRYFGTDGVRGEAGKPPLTPEFVLRLGQAAGAYFRAHSPKPVVLLAKDTRESSDLLEAALAAGLMSQGVRVEHLGVLPTPGVAYLTRHLKATAGTMISASHNPYQDNGIKFFGPEGEKLPDEAEEEIEALLEEAHPTRGIGTVGDFREAERMYLDFLLAQAPDLAGLRIGLDLAHGATYRLGPKLFQRAGAEVMAFFNTPDGRNINKGCGSTHPEALGRFVVELGLDLGIAFDGDGDRVQFIDRQGRLFHGDHILYLTALAFGEEGVVGTVMSNVGLEVALKERGLAFHRAAVGDRYVLEMLKEKGLFLGGEPSGHVIFLRHHTTGDGLLTALLTLKALKVLGGDLADWYEALPMYPQVLLNVRVEDKAKVMGHPRLREAVREAEAKLKGLGRVNVRPSGTEPVVRVMVEAKEGAEAVARELADLVSALDRE; encoded by the coding sequence ATGAGGCGCTACTTCGGCACCGACGGGGTGCGGGGGGAGGCGGGCAAGCCCCCCCTCACCCCGGAGTTCGTCCTGAGGCTTGGCCAGGCGGCGGGGGCCTACTTCCGGGCCCATAGCCCGAAGCCCGTGGTCCTCCTGGCCAAGGACACCCGCGAGTCCTCCGACCTTCTGGAGGCGGCTTTGGCCGCGGGGCTCATGAGCCAGGGGGTGAGGGTGGAGCACCTGGGGGTCCTCCCCACCCCGGGGGTGGCCTACCTGACGCGGCACCTTAAGGCCACCGCCGGGACCATGATCTCCGCCAGCCACAACCCCTACCAGGACAACGGGATCAAGTTCTTCGGCCCCGAAGGGGAAAAGCTTCCCGACGAGGCGGAGGAGGAAATCGAAGCCCTCCTGGAGGAGGCCCACCCCACCCGGGGCATCGGCACCGTGGGGGACTTCCGGGAGGCGGAAAGGATGTACCTGGACTTCCTCCTGGCCCAGGCCCCCGACCTTGCGGGCCTAAGGATCGGCCTGGACCTGGCCCACGGGGCCACCTACCGCTTGGGGCCTAAGCTTTTCCAGCGGGCGGGGGCCGAGGTCATGGCCTTCTTCAACACCCCAGACGGCCGGAACATCAACAAGGGGTGCGGCTCCACCCACCCCGAGGCCCTGGGCCGCTTCGTGGTGGAGCTGGGGCTGGACCTGGGCATCGCCTTCGATGGGGATGGGGACCGGGTGCAGTTTATAGACCGCCAGGGGCGGCTTTTCCACGGGGACCACATCCTCTACCTCACCGCCTTGGCCTTCGGGGAGGAAGGGGTGGTGGGCACGGTGATGAGCAACGTGGGCCTCGAGGTAGCCCTGAAGGAGCGGGGCCTCGCCTTCCACCGGGCGGCAGTGGGGGACCGGTACGTTTTGGAAATGCTTAAGGAAAAGGGGCTTTTCCTGGGCGGGGAGCCCTCGGGGCACGTGATCTTCCTTAGGCACCACACCACGGGGGATGGCCTCCTCACCGCCCTCCTCACCCTAAAGGCCCTGAAGGTCTTGGGGGGAGACCTCGCCGACTGGTACGAGGCCCTGCCCATGTACCCCCAGGTGCTCCTGAACGTGCGGGTGGAGGACAAGGCCAAGGTGATGGGGCACCCGCGGCTTAGGGAAGCGGTACGGGAGGCCGAGGCAAAGCTCAAGGGTCTTGGCCGGGTGAACGTGCGCCCCTCCGGGACCGAGCCCGTGGTGCGGGTCATGGTGGAGGCCAAGGAGGGGGCGGAGGCGGTGGCGAGGGAGCTTGCCGACTTGGTTTCCGCCCTGGACCGGGAGTAA
- a CDS encoding ribosome-binding factor A has product MSYGKAHLEERLLRALAEAIGELEDPRLFLLTVEGVRLSPDGRVLTVYVEAFQDEEKALLALRHAEGRLLGALARRVRMRHLPRLEFLPWRA; this is encoded by the coding sequence GTGAGCTACGGGAAGGCCCACCTGGAGGAGAGGCTCCTGCGCGCCCTGGCGGAGGCCATTGGGGAGCTGGAAGACCCCAGGCTTTTCCTCCTCACCGTGGAGGGGGTGCGCCTTTCCCCGGACGGCCGGGTGCTCACGGTGTACGTGGAGGCTTTTCAGGACGAGGAAAAGGCCCTCTTGGCCCTGCGCCATGCCGAGGGCCGGCTCCTTGGGGCCCTTGCCCGGCGGGTGCGGATGCGCCACCTACCCAGGCTGGAGTTCCTGCCATGGAGAGCCTGA
- a CDS encoding acyl-CoA thioesterase, whose amino-acid sequence MESLTRIKVRYAETDQMGVVHHSVYAVYLEAARVDFLERAGLPYHRVEARGVFFPVVELGLTFRAPARFGEEVLVRTRLAGLSRRDLLFRYRVEREGTLLAEGFTRHLCQVGEKAGRIPEDLYQALSVLHLG is encoded by the coding sequence ATGGAGAGCCTGACCCGCATCAAGGTCCGCTACGCGGAGACCGACCAGATGGGGGTGGTCCACCACTCCGTCTATGCGGTGTACCTCGAGGCGGCCCGGGTGGACTTCCTGGAGCGGGCAGGCCTGCCCTACCACCGGGTGGAGGCCCGGGGGGTGTTCTTTCCCGTGGTGGAACTGGGCCTCACCTTCCGCGCCCCGGCCCGCTTCGGGGAAGAGGTCTTGGTGCGAACCCGCCTGGCGGGGCTTTCCCGGCGGGATCTTCTCTTTCGCTACCGGGTGGAGCGGGAGGGGACGCTCTTGGCGGAGGGTTTTACCCGGCATCTATGCCAGGTGGGGGAGAAGGCTGGCCGCATTCCGGAAGACCTCTACCAAGCCTTGAGTGTGCTACACTTAGGGTAG
- a CDS encoding aspartate aminotransferase family protein has protein sequence MSHNPFTLFERHINPGLAGLLRFTGLDRIESHAEGPYVWDTTGKRYLDFLGLYGTLNLGHRHPKVVEAVKAQLERMPMSVRVLVSEPTARLAAKLAEITPEGLEMVFFGNSGAEAVEAAIKLARAYTGKPGIVTTQGGFHGKTLGALSLTPKPEYQNPAKPLLPGVRVVPYGDLGALEAAIDEETAAVIVEPIQGEGGIRVPPEGYLKGVRELTRERGVLMIADEVQTGLGRTGKLFGVDWEGVAPDLMTLAKALGGGVMPIGACVGRKEVFDIFKQNPLFHSSTFGGNPLAAAAALAALEVTLEENLPQRALEVGGYLMEGLKALQARYPHLIEEVRGRGLMLGVEFTDADIGALVVAELAERGVITAFGLNNPKVVRLEPPLIIGKEHADEALEAFSESLKATEKALEGLLG, from the coding sequence ATGAGCCACAACCCCTTTACGCTTTTTGAAAGGCACATCAATCCCGGCTTGGCAGGGCTGCTTCGCTTCACCGGTTTGGACCGGATCGAGTCCCACGCTGAGGGTCCCTACGTGTGGGACACCACCGGGAAGCGCTACCTGGACTTCTTGGGCCTCTACGGCACCCTGAACCTGGGCCACCGCCACCCCAAGGTGGTGGAGGCCGTCAAGGCCCAGCTTGAGCGCATGCCCATGTCCGTGCGGGTGCTGGTTTCCGAGCCCACGGCGAGGCTTGCCGCCAAGCTTGCCGAGATCACCCCCGAGGGGCTGGAGATGGTCTTCTTCGGCAACTCCGGGGCGGAGGCGGTGGAGGCGGCCATCAAGCTGGCCCGGGCCTACACGGGGAAGCCGGGGATCGTCACCACCCAAGGCGGCTTCCACGGCAAGACCCTGGGGGCCCTTTCCCTCACCCCCAAGCCCGAGTACCAGAACCCCGCCAAGCCCCTCCTCCCCGGCGTAAGGGTGGTGCCCTACGGGGACCTGGGGGCCCTGGAAGCGGCCATCGACGAGGAAACCGCCGCGGTGATCGTGGAGCCCATCCAGGGGGAAGGCGGCATCCGCGTGCCCCCGGAGGGCTACCTGAAGGGGGTGCGGGAGCTTACCCGGGAAAGGGGCGTCCTCATGATCGCCGACGAGGTGCAGACCGGCCTCGGGCGCACGGGAAAGCTCTTTGGGGTGGACTGGGAGGGGGTGGCCCCCGACCTCATGACCCTGGCCAAGGCCCTGGGGGGCGGGGTGATGCCCATCGGGGCCTGTGTGGGGCGAAAGGAGGTCTTTGATATCTTCAAGCAGAACCCCCTCTTCCACTCCTCCACCTTCGGGGGGAACCCCCTGGCGGCGGCGGCGGCCCTGGCGGCCCTCGAGGTCACCCTGGAGGAGAACCTGCCGCAAAGGGCCCTGGAGGTGGGGGGCTACCTCATGGAGGGGCTAAAGGCCCTTCAGGCCCGCTACCCCCACCTGATCGAGGAGGTGCGGGGCCGGGGGCTGATGCTGGGGGTGGAGTTTACGGATGCCGACATTGGGGCCCTGGTGGTGGCGGAGCTGGCGGAGAGGGGAGTGATCACCGCCTTCGGCCTCAACAACCCCAAGGTGGTGCGCCTCGAGCCCCCCCTCATCATCGGCAAGGAGCACGCGGACGAGGCCCTAGAGGCTTTCTCCGAGAGCCTAAAGGCCACGGAGAAGGCCCTGGAGGGCCTCTTAGGATAG
- the rnr gene encoding ribonuclease R: protein MRETLLEFFKKTGKPHRLEEILRRFGLEKREAKAYLRGLVREGLLEKKGSQYFLPLRVQGPINLHRDGYGFVRLPEKDLFIPPGYTLDAWPEDLVEARIMPPGRDGKPWGVVERVLRRARERVVGTLDFRKGYAVLLPDEPGLPELRLLPEGLHGLKRGSRIVVRVHYGKRPFGEFLEYLGEGDAPETETEAVIAKYGLRAEFPEEVLREAEAIPLEIPEAELRRREDFRHLRVFTVDGVDAKDFDDAIHVERLPQGYRLGVHIADVAHYVKEGSPLDQEAFLRGTSVYLPGRVLPMLPERLSNGVCSLKPLEDRLVLSVLFDLSEDLEVKRVRFAEGVIRSVARTTYTEVEAFAEGYGLPEEHAFLAEDLSLLLDLTQRLRQKRLQAGALDFSFPEVKVEVAEGTLHLLPQEEPRARSLIEELMLLANRRVAEHLVKKGLPGLFRVHEEPLEVAYAKLRQALFRLGYALPEELSSQALQRVLLEAKGRPEEPVVAGLVLRSLRLARYAAENLGHFGLAMEHYLHFTSPIRRYPDLAVHRVLKALLRRTLTPAKRARWQETFPAVAEHASEMERKAEAAERELTKYYMAKWAELHLGERFTGKVTGVASFGAFVMLRNGVEGLVRLEALGPYTYSEEALALLGPKGKRIRLGDEMEVVIAAANPRLRQIDFLPHREEAKKEASREKTLVKKGKAKEEDMRKVVGPPKERNRDDRPERATVHTVYFGEWTPKEEKAGMHRPVQTRARRKRRR from the coding sequence ATGCGGGAAACTTTACTGGAGTTTTTCAAGAAGACAGGCAAGCCCCACCGCCTGGAGGAGATCCTCAGGCGGTTTGGCCTGGAGAAGCGGGAGGCCAAGGCCTACCTGCGGGGCCTGGTGCGGGAGGGCCTCCTGGAGAAGAAGGGAAGCCAGTACTTCCTCCCGCTTCGGGTGCAGGGGCCCATCAACCTCCACCGGGACGGGTACGGCTTTGTGCGCCTTCCCGAAAAGGACCTCTTCATCCCACCGGGCTACACCCTGGACGCCTGGCCCGAGGACCTGGTGGAGGCCCGGATCATGCCGCCTGGCCGGGACGGCAAGCCCTGGGGGGTGGTGGAGCGGGTGCTTAGGCGGGCCCGCGAGCGGGTGGTGGGCACCCTGGACTTCCGCAAGGGGTACGCCGTCCTCCTCCCGGACGAGCCGGGTTTGCCGGAACTGAGGCTCCTTCCCGAGGGGCTCCACGGCCTCAAACGTGGAAGCCGCATCGTGGTGAGGGTGCACTACGGCAAGCGCCCTTTTGGGGAGTTTCTGGAGTACCTGGGGGAAGGGGACGCCCCGGAAACCGAGACCGAGGCGGTGATCGCCAAGTACGGCCTGCGGGCGGAGTTCCCGGAGGAGGTGTTGCGGGAGGCGGAGGCCATCCCCCTGGAGATCCCCGAGGCCGAGCTCAGAAGGCGGGAAGACTTCCGGCACCTTCGGGTCTTCACGGTGGACGGGGTGGACGCCAAGGACTTTGACGACGCCATCCACGTGGAGCGCCTGCCCCAGGGGTACCGCCTGGGGGTCCACATCGCCGACGTCGCCCACTACGTGAAGGAGGGAAGCCCTCTGGACCAGGAGGCCTTCCTAAGGGGCACCAGCGTCTACCTGCCGGGGCGGGTCCTGCCCATGCTCCCTGAGAGGCTTTCCAATGGGGTGTGTTCCCTGAAGCCCCTCGAGGACCGGCTGGTGCTTTCCGTCCTCTTTGACCTGAGCGAGGATTTGGAGGTAAAGCGGGTGCGCTTCGCCGAAGGGGTAATAAGGAGCGTGGCCCGCACCACCTACACCGAGGTGGAGGCCTTCGCCGAGGGGTATGGTTTGCCGGAAGAACACGCTTTCTTGGCGGAGGACCTTAGCCTCCTCCTGGACCTCACGCAAAGGCTCAGGCAAAAGCGCCTTCAGGCGGGGGCTTTGGACTTCAGCTTCCCCGAGGTGAAGGTGGAGGTGGCGGAGGGTACCCTGCACCTTCTTCCCCAGGAGGAGCCCAGGGCCCGAAGCCTCATCGAGGAGCTCATGCTCCTCGCCAACCGGAGGGTGGCGGAGCACCTGGTCAAGAAGGGGCTTCCCGGCCTCTTCCGGGTGCACGAGGAGCCCCTGGAGGTGGCCTACGCCAAGCTCCGGCAGGCCCTCTTCCGGCTTGGGTACGCCCTGCCGGAAGAGCTCTCCTCCCAGGCCTTGCAACGGGTGCTCCTCGAGGCCAAGGGCCGCCCGGAGGAACCCGTGGTGGCGGGCCTGGTCCTGCGCTCCTTGCGCCTGGCCCGCTACGCCGCGGAGAACCTAGGCCACTTCGGCTTGGCCATGGAGCACTACCTGCACTTCACAAGCCCCATCCGCCGCTATCCGGACCTGGCGGTGCACCGGGTGCTGAAGGCCCTCCTGAGGCGCACCCTCACCCCGGCCAAGAGGGCCAGGTGGCAGGAAACCTTTCCTGCCGTGGCCGAGCACGCCTCGGAGATGGAAAGAAAGGCGGAGGCGGCGGAGCGGGAACTCACCAAGTACTACATGGCCAAGTGGGCGGAACTCCACCTGGGGGAGCGCTTCACGGGGAAGGTGACGGGGGTGGCCAGCTTTGGGGCCTTCGTCATGCTGCGAAACGGGGTGGAGGGCCTAGTGCGCCTCGAGGCCCTGGGGCCCTACACCTACAGCGAGGAGGCCCTGGCCCTTTTGGGCCCCAAGGGCAAACGCATCCGCCTGGGGGACGAGATGGAGGTGGTGATCGCCGCCGCCAACCCCAGGCTTCGCCAGATCGATTTCCTGCCCCATCGGGAGGAGGCAAAGAAGGAAGCTTCCAGGGAAAAAACCCTGGTAAAGAAGGGAAAGGCAAAGGAGGAGGACATGCGCAAAGTGGTAGGACCCCCCAAGGAGAGGAACCGCGACGACCGGCCCGAGCGGGCCACGGTGCACACGGTGTACTTCGGCGAGTGGACGCCCAAGGAGGAAAAGGCGGGGATGCACCGCCCGGTCCAGACCCGAGCGAGGCGGAAGCGGCGGCGCTGA
- the amrB gene encoding AmmeMemoRadiSam system protein B, protein MVGRIRLREPQITPVEGGFLLSDPYGVFEKPLALTEGGLFLVSLLEGRTLEEVQEEVFKAHGVLVPKKELEDLLKALEEAGLLLTEEVERRLREEEERLKRERPMRLAGLSYPTGEKEARAFLEAFRASFHEEAPAAQALLLPHLEPARVPEAYGAALAALEKTPPPERLYLVGVAHRPLKERAAALPVPFHTPFGPAEPDLEALQALDALLPFELFNTPLAFREEHSLELPLFFLKGAFPRAKVLPLLVGRRSPELGEALRVVLRDYPGLLVLAVDLSHVGPRFGDQPFSRPLAEEARRRDLGFLEWLAQGKPEGALAHLGANPTRVDAVEVVASLSPLLAGRKGQVLAYRLDLEAPTLSAVGAGTLVL, encoded by the coding sequence GTGGTGGGCAGGATCCGGCTCCGTGAACCCCAGATCACCCCGGTGGAAGGGGGGTTTCTCCTCAGCGACCCCTACGGGGTCTTCGAAAAGCCCCTGGCCCTCACGGAAGGGGGGCTCTTCCTCGTCTCCCTCTTGGAGGGGAGGACCCTGGAGGAAGTACAGGAGGAGGTCTTCAAGGCCCACGGGGTCCTGGTGCCCAAAAAGGAGCTGGAAGACCTCCTGAAGGCCCTGGAAGAGGCGGGCCTCCTCCTCACGGAGGAGGTGGAAAGAAGGCTGCGCGAGGAGGAGGAGAGGCTAAAGAGGGAGCGGCCCATGCGCCTGGCGGGGCTCTCCTACCCCACGGGGGAAAAGGAGGCCCGGGCCTTCCTGGAAGCCTTCCGGGCCAGCTTTCACGAGGAAGCTCCAGCAGCCCAGGCCCTTCTCCTCCCCCACCTGGAACCCGCCCGCGTCCCCGAGGCCTACGGGGCGGCTCTGGCCGCCCTGGAGAAAACCCCGCCCCCCGAGCGCCTCTACCTGGTGGGGGTGGCCCACCGCCCCCTGAAGGAACGGGCCGCCGCCCTGCCCGTCCCCTTCCACACCCCCTTTGGCCCGGCGGAGCCCGACCTGGAAGCTCTCCAGGCCCTGGACGCCCTCCTCCCCTTCGAGCTCTTCAACACCCCCCTGGCCTTCCGGGAGGAGCACAGCCTGGAGCTTCCCCTCTTCTTCCTGAAGGGGGCCTTCCCTCGGGCCAAGGTGCTTCCCCTCCTGGTGGGAAGGCGAAGCCCGGAGCTGGGGGAGGCCCTGAGGGTGGTCCTGCGGGACTACCCTGGGCTTTTGGTCCTGGCGGTGGACCTCTCCCACGTGGGGCCCCGCTTCGGAGACCAGCCCTTTTCCCGCCCCCTGGCGGAGGAGGCCAGGAGGCGGGACCTGGGCTTCCTGGAATGGCTCGCCCAAGGGAAACCCGAAGGGGCCTTGGCCCACCTGGGGGCCAACCCCACCCGGGTGGACGCGGTGGAGGTGGTGGCTTCTTTAAGCCCCCTCCTCGCGGGGCGGAAGGGCCAGGTGTTGGCCTACCGCCTGGACCTCGAGGCCCCCACCCTCTCCGCCGTGGGGGCGGGGACCCTCGTGCTTTAA
- a CDS encoding HDIG domain-containing metalloprotein, with amino-acid sequence MLRLLAHRDFPFYTPKGAIPVGGALRDLLLGRRPQDLDFAAEDPLRAAEEAQARLGGSLFPLDAARGQYRLAVGPMTLDFAPLEGTPEEDLGRRDFRLNALLWKGGRVFGLPGVEEDLRRRLLVMVREENLYADHLRSLRAVRLAASLGLGLLEATREALARHARFLLAHSGALPARERVREELSRLLLSPRAAWGLHLLERTGLLDVYLPELRPLVGLEQGGVHHLDAWRHTLSVLFHLTWLWPEAPLEARLAALYHDVGKPLTRRFDPEVGRYRFLGHAEVGAEVAGASLLWLRFPKGAVEEVRALVRRHMDRPPEGAKALRRFYFRRQDLLPALPYLMAADRLGTKGVEKEAWEVLEAYRETLSEPLPERPLLSGEEVMALLGLRPGPEVGRALALLLEAQAEGRARTPEEARALLLNWRGGGQDPAP; translated from the coding sequence GTGCTTCGCCTCCTCGCCCATAGGGACTTCCCCTTTTATACCCCCAAGGGGGCCATCCCCGTGGGGGGTGCCCTCAGGGACCTCCTCCTGGGAAGGAGGCCCCAGGACCTGGACTTCGCCGCGGAAGACCCCCTGAGGGCGGCGGAGGAGGCCCAGGCCCGCCTGGGGGGCAGCCTCTTCCCCCTGGACGCGGCGCGGGGCCAGTACCGCCTGGCGGTGGGGCCGATGACCCTGGACTTCGCCCCCCTGGAGGGCACCCCCGAGGAAGACCTCGGGCGGCGGGACTTCCGCCTGAACGCCCTCCTCTGGAAAGGGGGCCGGGTCTTCGGCCTCCCGGGGGTGGAGGAGGACCTCAGGCGGCGCCTCCTGGTGATGGTGCGGGAGGAAAACCTCTACGCGGACCACCTCCGGAGCCTGCGGGCGGTGCGCCTGGCGGCCAGCCTGGGCCTGGGCCTCCTCGAGGCCACCAGGGAGGCCCTCGCCCGCCACGCCCGCTTCCTCCTGGCCCATTCTGGGGCCCTCCCGGCGCGGGAGCGGGTGCGGGAGGAGCTGAGCCGGCTCCTCCTCTCCCCGCGCGCCGCCTGGGGGCTCCACCTCCTGGAGCGCACAGGGCTTTTGGACGTCTACCTCCCCGAGCTCCGCCCCCTGGTGGGCCTGGAACAGGGGGGGGTGCACCACCTGGACGCCTGGCGGCACACCCTCTCCGTCCTCTTCCACCTCACCTGGCTCTGGCCGGAGGCCCCCCTCGAGGCCCGGTTGGCCGCCCTCTACCACGACGTGGGCAAGCCCCTCACCCGCCGCTTTGACCCCGAGGTGGGGCGCTACCGCTTCCTGGGCCACGCGGAGGTGGGGGCGGAGGTGGCGGGGGCAAGCCTCCTTTGGCTCCGCTTCCCCAAAGGGGCGGTGGAGGAGGTGCGGGCCCTGGTGCGCCGGCACATGGACCGCCCCCCGGAAGGGGCAAAGGCCCTCCGCCGCTTCTACTTCCGGCGCCAAGACCTCCTTCCCGCCCTTCCCTACCTCATGGCGGCAGACCGCCTGGGCACGAAAGGGGTGGAGAAGGAGGCCTGGGAGGTACTGGAGGCCTACCGGGAAACCCTCTCCGAGCCCCTCCCCGAACGCCCCCTCCTTTCGGGAGAGGAGGTGATGGCCCTCCTGGGCTTACGGCCGGGGCCGGAGGTGGGGCGGGCGCTGGCCCTCCTCCTCGAGGCCCAGGCCGAAGGGCGGGCGCGCACCCCGGAGGAGGCCAGGGCCCTTCTCCTAAACTGGAGGGGTGGTGGGCAGGATCCGGCTCCGTGA
- the coaE gene encoding dephospho-CoA kinase (Dephospho-CoA kinase (CoaE) performs the final step in coenzyme A biosynthesis.): MGEEAKHPIIIGITGNIGSGKSTVAALLRSWGYPVIDLDALAAQARENRKEELRRLFPEAFPGEELDRRALAQLVFGDPERLRALEALVHPEVRRLLEEELARLQAPLVFLEIPLLFEKGREARLDATLLVAAPLEERIGRVMARSGLSREEVLARERAQMPEEEKRKRATWVLENRGGLKELEEGLREILARIQERFGLS; the protein is encoded by the coding sequence ATGGGCGAGGAGGCGAAGCACCCCATCATTATCGGCATCACCGGGAACATCGGGAGCGGCAAGAGCACGGTGGCCGCCCTCCTGAGGTCCTGGGGTTACCCGGTGATCGACCTGGACGCGCTTGCCGCCCAGGCCCGGGAGAACCGGAAGGAGGAGCTCAGGAGGCTCTTTCCCGAAGCCTTCCCCGGGGAGGAGCTGGACCGGAGGGCCCTGGCCCAGCTGGTCTTCGGCGATCCCGAAAGGCTCCGGGCCCTCGAGGCCCTCGTCCACCCGGAGGTGCGGAGGCTTCTTGAGGAGGAGCTCGCCCGCCTCCAAGCCCCCTTGGTCTTCCTGGAGATCCCCCTCCTCTTTGAAAAGGGCAGGGAGGCCCGCCTGGACGCCACGCTTCTGGTGGCGGCACCCCTGGAGGAGCGCATCGGGCGGGTGATGGCCCGCTCCGGGCTTTCCCGGGAGGAGGTCCTGGCCCGGGAAAGGGCGCAGATGCCCGAGGAGGAGAAGAGGAAGCGGGCTACCTGGGTTTTGGAGAACCGAGGGGGGCTTAAGGAGCTGGAGGAGGGGCTGAGGGAGATCCTGGCCCGGATCCAGGAGCGTTTTGGGCTAAGCTAG
- a CDS encoding SDR family oxidoreductase: MRVALVSGASRGIGEAIARLLHAKGYRVGLFARDGRRLEALASELGEGALALPGDVRSLADWQKALAGLLEAYGRLDLLVNNAGIGVMKPVAELSEEEFRQVLEVNLVGPFLGLKAALPALVASRGVVVNIGSLAGKNAFKGGAAYNASKFGLLGLMGAAMLELREAGVRVVNILPGSVDTGFAGNTPGATWKLAPEDVAQAVLFAAGMPEGALVSEMELRPTYAAPKGG, from the coding sequence ATGCGGGTGGCCTTGGTATCGGGGGCGAGCCGGGGGATTGGGGAGGCCATCGCCCGGCTTCTGCACGCTAAAGGGTACAGAGTAGGGCTTTTTGCCCGGGATGGGAGAAGGCTCGAGGCCTTGGCCTCGGAGCTGGGGGAGGGGGCCTTGGCCTTGCCCGGGGACGTGCGCTCCCTTGCGGACTGGCAGAAGGCGTTGGCAGGCCTCCTGGAGGCTTACGGCCGGCTGGACCTCCTGGTCAACAACGCCGGGATTGGCGTGATGAAGCCTGTGGCCGAGCTCAGCGAGGAGGAGTTCCGCCAGGTTTTGGAGGTGAACCTGGTGGGGCCCTTTTTGGGCCTCAAGGCGGCTTTGCCAGCCCTTGTGGCCTCGAGGGGGGTGGTGGTGAACATCGGAAGCCTGGCGGGCAAAAACGCCTTCAAGGGCGGGGCGGCCTACAACGCCAGCAAGTTCGGCCTCCTGGGCCTCATGGGGGCGGCCATGCTGGAGCTAAGGGAAGCGGGGGTGCGGGTGGTGAACATCCTGCCGGGCTCGGTGGACACGGGCTTCGCCGGGAACACCCCTGGGGCCACCTGGAAGCTCGCTCCCGAGGACGTAGCCCAGGCGGTGCTCTTTGCCGCGGGGATGCCGGAGGGGGCCTTGGTGAGCGAGATGGAGCTCCGCCCCACCTACGCCGCCCCCAAGGGCGGCTAA
- a CDS encoding SufE family protein yields MSLPARLQEALGLLKAMPKELKAQALLDYAKRVPAPPPGVELERVPECQTPFFLRAEVEGGRVRLYFFVPDEAPTVKAFAGLLKEGLEGEPPEAVLAVPPAFYRGAGLEELLTPLRLRGLEAALLRLQEQVRQVL; encoded by the coding sequence ATGAGCCTGCCTGCCCGCCTTCAGGAGGCCTTGGGCCTCCTCAAGGCTATGCCCAAGGAGCTCAAAGCCCAGGCGCTTCTGGACTACGCCAAGCGGGTGCCCGCGCCGCCCCCGGGGGTGGAGCTGGAGCGGGTGCCCGAGTGCCAGACCCCCTTCTTCCTGCGGGCGGAGGTGGAGGGGGGAAGGGTTAGGCTCTACTTCTTCGTCCCCGACGAGGCCCCCACGGTGAAGGCCTTCGCGGGCCTCCTCAAGGAGGGGCTGGAAGGGGAGCCCCCCGAGGCGGTGCTCGCTGTGCCCCCCGCCTTCTACCGGGGGGCGGGGCTGGAGGAACTCCTCACCCCCTTGCGCCTGCGGGGCCTCGAGGCCGCCCTCCTCCGCCTGCAGGAGCAGGTGCGCCAGGTCCTTTAG
- a CDS encoding glycerol-3-phosphate acyltransferase has translation MLAAFLLGYFLGSFPVAYWFGALRGKNLLEEGSGNPGALNAYRLLGPVPGLLVLLLDVFKGALAVAAGEAALGGDPLGGLAGGAGAAWGHAFSPWLLFRGGKALAPASGALLAVDPRLLLAALVLFAFLALLFRRPYRAALAVALALPLLAAAVDRTPFHLLFGLGVGLPVALRHLKDWDR, from the coding sequence ATGCTGGCCGCCTTTCTCCTCGGCTACTTTCTGGGGAGCTTCCCCGTGGCCTACTGGTTCGGGGCCCTCCGGGGGAAAAACCTCCTAGAGGAGGGCTCGGGCAATCCCGGGGCCCTGAACGCCTACCGCCTCCTGGGGCCGGTGCCTGGCCTTTTGGTCCTCCTCCTGGACGTTTTCAAGGGGGCCCTGGCCGTGGCCGCGGGGGAGGCGGCCTTAGGGGGAGATCCCTTGGGGGGCCTGGCGGGGGGCGCGGGGGCGGCCTGGGGGCACGCCTTCTCCCCCTGGCTCCTCTTCCGGGGGGGCAAGGCCCTGGCTCCGGCCTCTGGAGCCCTCCTGGCGGTGGATCCCCGCCTCCTCCTCGCCGCCCTGGTCCTCTTCGCCTTTCTTGCCCTCCTCTTCCGCAGGCCCTACCGGGCAGCCCTGGCCGTGGCCCTGGCCCTGCCCCTCCTGGCGGCGGCGGTGGACCGTACCCCCTTCCACCTCCTCTTCGGCCTGGGGGTGGGTCTGCCCGTGGCCCTCCGCCACCTAAAGGACTGGGACCGCTAG